One genomic segment of Clostridium saccharoperbutylacetonicum N1-4(HMT) includes these proteins:
- a CDS encoding DUF5317 family protein, protein MAETILLALLFAKIRRYEIKPLFKTWTFYPIIIFEIIFLFGQLSIFLGHYEFISFLKSLNTFYFCTYLLLVFKYRIYLQSIIGSIFMLIGGGLNDIVIKANDGFMPVFPTLSYLTGYAKTEAFVIVKDIHMLGNSQTKLKILTDFIDLGYSILSIGDVFIRAFVFIIIYNSIKKINNQRRK, encoded by the coding sequence TTACTATTTGCAAAAATAAGGAGATATGAAATAAAACCCCTTTTTAAAACATGGACGTTTTATCCTATAATCATATTTGAAATAATTTTTTTGTTTGGACAGCTTAGTATTTTCTTAGGGCATTATGAATTTATTAGTTTTCTGAAAAGTTTGAATACATTTTATTTCTGCACATACTTATTATTAGTTTTTAAATATAGAATATACCTTCAATCAATAATAGGTTCTATTTTTATGCTTATAGGTGGAGGTTTAAATGATATTGTAATAAAAGCTAATGATGGCTTTATGCCAGTTTTTCCGACTTTATCCTATTTAACAGGATATGCTAAAACTGAAGCATTTGTTATAGTAAAAGACATTCATATGTTAGGAAATTCACAAACTAAACTAAAGATACTAACAGATTTTATTGATTTAGGTTATAGCATTCTTAGTATAGGAGACGTATTTATAAGAGCATTTGTATTTATAATAATCTACAATTCAATAAAGAAAATTAATAATCAAAGGAGAAAATAA
- a CDS encoding bifunctional diguanylate cyclase/phosphohydrolase produces the protein MKKIINNKQKQINDIVSVVKLSTLLLIGIILSKTFVKNNSAIWESSTFYILIILFIPLMLFVLVYLAWSFSVENKIKNKYRNIFNIIEINFFLIVFSAIIWVCGVNGSQYKILYLFIIITTTIQYGMKRGLIVSIISSLIILGMDIMVVPNAYLNDFFQDDLILVGIFILTAWPLGFYVKIEGEHIKRLEEQINIDGLTELYNHRYFCDTLIEKVKAGERNNKPVSMIFIDIDYFKQYNDTYGHQKGDYVLRKVAEIIKGNIREGDLSARYGGEEFAVILPDTNEKEALNLAEHLRERIENTYFEGEDSQPNGKITASMGVSVYPDKAKDDIELIKSADDALYRAKFINKNKVESYTSILDEIKSNIDEKDVELVTSIKTLISVINAKDKYTYGHVERVVIYSRLIAEKLQLSKRNKEILIYGAYMHDIGKINTRKEVLVKKMKLTDEEWEELKQHPANGAEIIKSVESLKEITPLIISHHERYDGKGYPNRLKGDEIPFLARILTVVDSFDAMTSNRPYNTRKSYEDGIQELERCSGTQFDPEIVKAFVEVVRNDIEVSDLNGMNRKYAN, from the coding sequence ATGAAAAAAATAATAAATAATAAACAAAAACAAATTAATGATATAGTTTCAGTAGTTAAATTGTCTACACTTTTGCTTATTGGTATAATTTTATCTAAAACATTTGTTAAAAATAACTCGGCAATATGGGAATCTAGTACTTTTTATATTCTCATAATTTTATTTATACCATTAATGCTCTTCGTTTTAGTATACTTAGCATGGTCTTTTTCAGTTGAAAATAAAATTAAGAATAAATATAGAAATATTTTTAATATAATTGAAATAAATTTCTTTTTAATTGTATTTTCCGCAATTATATGGGTATGTGGAGTAAATGGAAGTCAATATAAAATTTTGTACTTATTTATAATTATAACGACAACAATTCAATACGGAATGAAGCGTGGATTAATAGTTTCAATCATATCGTCATTAATTATTTTAGGGATGGATATTATGGTTGTCCCAAATGCTTACTTAAATGATTTTTTTCAAGATGATTTAATTTTGGTAGGAATTTTTATTTTAACAGCATGGCCTTTGGGGTTTTATGTAAAAATAGAAGGTGAACATATTAAAAGGTTAGAAGAACAAATAAATATTGATGGGCTCACTGAATTATATAATCACAGATATTTTTGTGATACCTTAATTGAGAAAGTTAAAGCTGGAGAAAGGAATAATAAACCTGTATCCATGATTTTTATAGATATAGATTATTTTAAACAATACAATGATACATATGGGCATCAAAAAGGAGACTATGTACTTAGAAAAGTTGCAGAAATTATTAAAGGAAATATAAGAGAAGGAGATCTTTCAGCTAGGTATGGAGGAGAAGAATTTGCAGTGATTCTACCTGATACTAATGAGAAAGAAGCCTTGAATCTTGCTGAGCATCTAAGAGAACGAATAGAAAATACATATTTTGAAGGAGAAGATAGTCAGCCGAATGGTAAGATTACTGCTTCTATGGGAGTATCTGTTTATCCTGATAAAGCAAAAGATGATATAGAATTAATAAAAAGTGCTGATGATGCTTTATACAGGGCAAAATTTATAAATAAGAATAAGGTTGAATCATATACTTCTATTTTAGATGAGATTAAAAGCAACATTGATGAAAAAGATGTTGAACTTGTTACATCTATAAAAACTTTAATTAGCGTTATTAATGCTAAAGATAAATATACATATGGACACGTAGAACGTGTGGTAATTTATAGTAGGCTTATTGCAGAAAAGCTTCAGCTAAGCAAAAGAAATAAAGAAATTTTGATTTATGGTGCATATATGCACGATATTGGAAAGATAAATACTAGGAAAGAAGTTCTAGTGAAAAAGATGAAGCTTACAGATGAGGAATGGGAGGAACTTAAGCAGCATCCTGCCAATGGGGCAGAGATAATCAAGTCTGTTGAATCTCTTAAAGAAATTACTCCATTAATAATAAGTCACCATGAAAGATATGATGGAAAAGGATATCCGAATAGGTTAAAAGGGGATGAAATACCTTTCCTTGCAAGAATTCTTACAGTAGTAGATAGCTTTGACGCCATGACTTCAAATAGACCATATAATACAAGAAAGTCTTACGAAGATGGAATACAGGAACTTGAAAGATGCAGTGGAACACAATTTGATCCTGAGATTGTAAAAGCTTTTGTTGAAGTAGTTAGAAATGACATAGAAGTGTCAGATTTAAATGGTATGAACAGAAAGTATGCCAATTAA
- a CDS encoding accessory gene regulator ArgB-like protein, with amino-acid sequence MFKIERICEKISGYISQELNFDDDKRAVINYGIFGLFQTGMCIILVILFGIFFNVTIEALIVSFTISILRKSSGGVHAKSPMRCAVIGTASSIGMALLSKNINMSLVMVILVGSVIFIWSYYIINKIAPVDSIAKPIKNIEKRKRLKGTSIKTLSFYLITIITIILSYLYLENRNLLGYILCVYMGLLWQVFSLTKCGHIVLGKLG; translated from the coding sequence ATGTTTAAAATTGAAAGAATATGTGAAAAAATTTCAGGATACATTTCTCAAGAATTGAATTTTGATGATGATAAAAGGGCTGTAATCAATTATGGAATATTTGGTTTATTTCAAACAGGAATGTGTATTATCTTAGTTATTTTATTTGGGATATTTTTTAATGTGACAATAGAAGCGCTTATAGTATCTTTTACTATAAGTATCTTAAGGAAAAGTTCAGGAGGGGTTCATGCAAAATCTCCAATGAGATGTGCAGTTATTGGTACAGCTTCAAGTATTGGTATGGCCCTATTAAGTAAAAATATTAATATGAGTTTGGTTATGGTTATATTAGTTGGAAGTGTAATTTTCATATGGTCATACTATATTATAAATAAAATTGCACCAGTAGATAGTATAGCAAAACCTATTAAAAATATTGAAAAGAGGAAAAGATTAAAAGGAACTTCAATTAAAACCTTGAGCTTTTATTTAATTACTATAATAACTATTATTTTAAGTTATCTATATTTAGAAAATCGAAATTTATTAGGTTACATATTATGTGTTTATATGGGTTTGTTATGGCAGGTATTTTCTTTAACTAAATGTGGACATATTGTATTAGGCAAGTTGGGATAA
- a CDS encoding cyclic lactone autoinducer peptide, protein MKSKILMGIATIATVFASIVATSACWYVHYQPEEPKCLRDE, encoded by the coding sequence ATGAAGAGTAAAATTTTAATGGGTATAGCTACAATAGCAACTGTTTTTGCTTCAATTGTAGCTACTTCAGCATGTTGGTATGTTCATTATCAACCTGAAGAGCCAAAATGCTTGAGAGATGAATAA